Proteins encoded by one window of Ulvibacter sp. MAR_2010_11:
- a CDS encoding aspartate carbamoyltransferase catalytic subunit, translating into MSELSVNHLLGIKYITEADIQLIFETADHFKEVINRPIKKVPSLRDITIANLFFENSTRTRLSFELAEKRLSADVINFSAASSSVKKGETLIDTVNNILSMKVDMVVMRHPNPGAGVFLSKHVKASIVNAGDGAHEHPTQALLDCYSIREKLGDVAGKKVVIVGDILHSRVALSNIFALQKLGAKVKVCGPKTLIPKYIEKLGVEIENNLVKALEWCDVANMLRVQNERMEISYFPTTREYTQQFGINKALLDSLKKEIVVMHPGPINRGVEITSDVADSKQAIILDQVQNGVAIRMAVLYLLASKIQHDED; encoded by the coding sequence ATGAGCGAACTAAGTGTCAACCACTTATTAGGAATTAAATACATCACAGAAGCCGATATTCAACTTATTTTCGAGACGGCCGACCACTTTAAAGAAGTCATCAATCGTCCCATTAAAAAAGTTCCTTCGCTTCGGGATATTACCATCGCAAACCTTTTCTTCGAAAACAGTACCCGAACACGTTTGTCATTCGAATTAGCAGAAAAACGCCTTTCGGCAGATGTGATAAATTTCTCAGCGGCATCATCTTCAGTAAAAAAAGGGGAAACTCTCATAGACACGGTTAATAATATCCTGTCTATGAAAGTCGATATGGTAGTAATGCGCCACCCCAATCCGGGCGCGGGAGTATTTCTCTCCAAACATGTAAAAGCCAGTATTGTGAACGCAGGAGACGGCGCCCACGAACATCCCACTCAGGCGCTATTGGATTGCTACTCCATTCGTGAGAAACTAGGTGATGTAGCAGGTAAAAAAGTAGTGATTGTAGGAGATATACTGCATTCAAGAGTGGCTTTATCGAATATTTTCGCCTTGCAAAAGCTTGGAGCAAAAGTAAAGGTATGTGGTCCTAAAACGCTTATACCTAAATATATAGAAAAATTGGGAGTTGAGATCGAAAACAACTTAGTGAAAGCTTTGGAATGGTGCGATGTGGCCAATATGCTCCGAGTACAAAATGAGCGAATGGAGATAAGTTATTTTCCAACGACCAGAGAATACACCCAACAATTTGGAATAAATAAAGCGCTATTGGACTCACTAAAAAAGGAAATTGTTGTGATGCACCCGGGACCTATTAACCGCGGAGTAGAAATTACCAGCGATGTCGCCGATAGCAAACAGGCCATTATTTTGGATCAGGTTCAAAACGGAGTTGCCATACGGATGGCGGTTCTCTATTTATTAGCTTCAAAGATACAGCACGATGAAGATTGA
- the pyrR gene encoding bifunctional pyr operon transcriptional regulator/uracil phosphoribosyltransferase PyrR encodes MSQKVLLNAKEVHIALHRLACQLIENHDNFNNTVLIGIQPRGVFLAERLKTLLETEYKIKNIPLGYLDITFYRDDFRRGDKPLEANRTNINFIVEDKKVVFVDDVLFTGRSIRSALTAIQSFGRPLEIELLTLIDRRFSRHLPIQPDYRGRQVDAINNEKVKVCWKENDGEDAVYLVNS; translated from the coding sequence ATGAGCCAAAAAGTGTTATTAAACGCAAAGGAAGTACACATAGCGCTTCACCGTTTGGCTTGCCAGTTAATAGAAAATCACGATAACTTTAACAATACGGTACTCATTGGCATTCAGCCGAGAGGAGTCTTTTTGGCCGAACGCCTTAAAACACTCCTGGAAACCGAATATAAAATTAAGAACATACCTTTGGGGTATTTAGACATTACCTTTTATCGGGACGACTTCCGCAGAGGCGACAAACCTTTGGAGGCAAACAGAACCAATATTAATTTTATTGTTGAAGATAAAAAAGTAGTGTTTGTAGATGATGTGCTGTTTACCGGACGTAGTATTCGGTCGGCATTAACCGCCATACAGTCGTTTGGAAGACCCTTGGAGATAGAATTACTCACACTAATTGACAGACGATTTAGCAGACATCTGCCCATTCAACCCGATTATCGCGGTAGACAGGTAGACGCAATCAATAATGAAAAAGTAAAGGTGTGCTGGAAGGAAAATGACGGAGAAGACGCAGTATATCTCGTAAATAGCTAG
- the rpsA gene encoding 30S ribosomal protein S1 — MADKAKETAVEEKKTAKTTKKAAVKTTGAKAKADKPAKAKKEETETVEETVAEVAKTEKPQEEVSLKESNPEKFLSDFNWHNYEEGIDPIDDGKLEEFEKLVAANFVDTLDDEVVEGEVVYISDRDAIIDINAKSEGVVSLNEFRYNPGLKVGDKVEVLIDVREDSTGQLILSHRKARTIKAWDRVNAAHDEGTIVNGFVKCRTKGGMIVDVFGIEAFLPGSQIDVKPIRDYDIYVGKTMEFKVVKINHEFKNVVVSHKALIEADIEEQKKEIIGQLEKGQVLEGVVKNITSYGVFVDLGGVDGLVHITDLSWSRINHPNEIVELDQKLNVVILDFDEDKTRIQLGLKQLNAHPWDALGDELKVGDKVLGKVVVIADYGAFIEVAEGVEGLIHVSEMSWSTHLRSAQDFVNVGDKIEAQVLTLDREERKMSLGIKQLTPDPWTDITKKYPVGSTHKGIVRNFTNFGVFVELEEGIDGLIYISDLSWTKKIKHPSEFTNISDTLEVVVLELDVEGRKLSLGHKQTTENPWDKYEDEFAVGTKHTAAIDEMVDKGAVINFNEDISAFVPTRHLEKEDGNNLKKGEEAEFQIIEFNKEFKKVVASHMAIHKEEEAKIVKQAAKKQAAQAEEAKPTLGDANSKLQELKDKMDGKKK; from the coding sequence ATGGCTGATAAAGCAAAAGAAACAGCAGTAGAAGAAAAGAAAACTGCAAAAACAACCAAAAAAGCAGCGGTAAAAACTACCGGAGCTAAAGCAAAAGCGGACAAACCTGCAAAAGCTAAAAAAGAGGAAACTGAAACTGTGGAAGAAACAGTGGCAGAAGTTGCTAAAACTGAAAAACCTCAAGAGGAAGTTTCTCTAAAAGAGAGCAACCCCGAAAAATTCCTAAGTGATTTTAACTGGCACAACTACGAAGAAGGAATCGATCCTATCGACGATGGTAAGCTGGAAGAATTCGAAAAATTAGTAGCCGCAAACTTCGTAGATACTTTAGATGATGAAGTAGTAGAAGGTGAAGTAGTTTACATTTCAGATCGCGATGCCATTATTGACATCAACGCCAAGTCTGAAGGTGTGGTATCTCTTAACGAGTTTCGCTACAATCCCGGACTAAAGGTTGGGGACAAGGTAGAAGTGTTAATCGACGTACGTGAAGACAGTACAGGTCAATTGATTCTTTCTCACCGTAAAGCTAGAACGATTAAGGCGTGGGATCGCGTAAATGCAGCCCATGACGAAGGTACTATCGTAAACGGTTTTGTAAAATGCCGTACCAAAGGTGGTATGATTGTAGACGTGTTTGGTATTGAAGCTTTCTTACCGGGATCACAAATAGACGTGAAGCCTATCCGTGATTACGATATATATGTTGGAAAAACAATGGAATTTAAAGTGGTTAAAATTAACCACGAATTCAAAAACGTTGTAGTTTCTCATAAAGCGTTGATCGAAGCTGATATCGAAGAACAGAAAAAAGAAATTATCGGACAACTTGAAAAAGGTCAGGTACTGGAAGGTGTTGTGAAAAACATCACCTCATACGGTGTCTTTGTAGATCTTGGAGGAGTTGACGGATTGGTGCATATTACAGACCTTTCCTGGTCTCGTATCAATCATCCGAACGAAATAGTTGAATTAGACCAGAAATTGAATGTGGTTATCCTTGACTTCGATGAAGACAAGACACGTATCCAATTAGGATTGAAACAATTGAACGCTCATCCATGGGATGCGCTTGGAGACGAATTGAAAGTAGGGGATAAAGTACTAGGTAAAGTAGTTGTAATCGCAGATTACGGTGCATTTATCGAAGTTGCCGAAGGTGTTGAAGGCTTGATCCACGTAAGCGAAATGTCTTGGTCTACACACTTGCGTAGTGCTCAGGATTTTGTAAACGTAGGTGATAAGATAGAGGCTCAGGTACTTACTTTAGACCGTGAAGAACGCAAAATGTCATTGGGTATTAAGCAATTAACTCCCGATCCATGGACCGATATCACTAAGAAATATCCGGTAGGATCTACTCACAAAGGGATTGTACGCAACTTTACCAACTTTGGAGTGTTTGTAGAATTGGAAGAAGGAATCGACGGACTTATATACATAAGCGACCTTTCCTGGACCAAGAAAATCAAGCATCCTAGCGAATTCACCAATATTAGTGATACGTTAGAAGTGGTTGTGTTAGAGTTGGATGTTGAAGGACGTAAGTTAAGCTTAGGTCACAAGCAAACCACCGAAAACCCTTGGGATAAGTACGAAGATGAGTTTGCAGTAGGCACTAAGCACACCGCAGCTATCGATGAGATGGTAGACAAAGGAGCAGTAATCAACTTCAACGAAGATATTTCTGCATTTGTTCCTACACGTCACTTAGAAAAAGAAGACGGTAACAACTTGAAGAAAGGTGAAGAAGCAGAATTCCAAATTATTGAATTTAACAAAGAATTCAAGAAAGTGGTAGCATCTCACATGGCAATTCACAAAGAGGAAGAGGCTAAGATTGTAAAGCAAGCTGCTAAGAAGCAAGCCGCGCAAGCTGAAGAGGCTAAACCAACTTTGGGTGATGCAAATTCAAAACTTCAGGAATTGAAGGACAAAATGGACGGAAAGAAAAAATAA
- a CDS encoding phosphatase PAP2 family protein, which translates to MSYLFRINGSFSASGPVLWILLFFFSVQGVTQNAVARDTTTTMWQDFTYDMGNVFQGIGFAYSRPVYWSQDDFIPIGVTAGGTLLLFAFDDNINNGLEKHKEEVPNIILEYGYYAGAPQNNYGLTGAVYLTGLFTRNEKLRRTGVLLISSATATGFLQQLSKSLVGRARPGAGFGKDHFRPFGGSPAYRSFPSGHAVLTFTNAHIIAKQFDSPWVKAGIYTVGVIPGITRIYDQAHWASDVFLSWAMSYFVVEAIDLYLDRKYSKKYNDSRNNSTGSLDFSFNGNMLGVIYTFQ; encoded by the coding sequence ATGAGCTATCTCTTCAGAATTAATGGATCATTCAGTGCTTCGGGACCTGTGTTGTGGATTTTACTCTTCTTTTTTTCCGTCCAAGGCGTTACACAAAATGCTGTGGCACGAGATACAACCACTACTATGTGGCAGGATTTCACGTACGACATGGGAAATGTTTTTCAGGGGATTGGCTTTGCGTATAGCAGACCTGTTTACTGGTCACAAGATGATTTTATTCCAATAGGCGTAACTGCCGGCGGAACCTTGTTGCTCTTTGCGTTTGACGATAACATCAATAACGGATTGGAAAAACACAAGGAGGAAGTTCCAAATATTATACTGGAATACGGCTATTATGCAGGCGCACCTCAAAACAATTACGGTTTGACAGGGGCTGTCTATTTAACCGGTCTTTTTACGCGAAATGAAAAGCTGCGGCGGACGGGTGTGTTGTTGATTTCATCGGCGACAGCAACCGGATTTTTACAACAACTATCGAAGTCACTTGTTGGAAGGGCCCGACCCGGAGCCGGTTTTGGAAAAGATCATTTCCGTCCTTTTGGTGGCAGTCCGGCCTACCGTTCATTTCCCTCGGGACACGCAGTACTCACTTTTACGAATGCACATATTATTGCGAAACAATTTGATAGCCCATGGGTAAAAGCCGGAATTTATACTGTGGGAGTTATTCCGGGTATCACCAGAATATACGATCAGGCTCACTGGGCTAGTGATGTTTTTTTAAGTTGGGCAATGAGTTATTTCGTCGTGGAAGCAATCGACCTGTATTTAGACAGAAAGTATTCAAAAAAATACAACGATTCTAGAAACAATTCCACCGGTTCATTAGATTTCTCATTTAACGGAAATATGCTGGGTGTGATTTATACTTTCCAGTGA